A genomic window from Motacilla alba alba isolate MOTALB_02 chromosome 2, Motacilla_alba_V1.0_pri, whole genome shotgun sequence includes:
- the LOC119695711 gene encoding translation initiation factor IF-2-like isoform X2, with the protein MILAAAPVSHNPRQSRRAAPSAPFPSLQPAIPAGKGSLPFFSLPPTGPVRRGGRAGEAPPALRRTCSAGTRGTAGAHGKQMPTGGRCSRESRRSRESRRHGRWEQRGPARSNASRSSPAPRCPAASAIPKQPFPAAGVMGTGLFCFHSTGKREKKSKTGNFPSRHRGFKRHREAPRGQSRRDGGAGGSETAEQVRSQRGRGCGAQPARGSRVKKSCGGHWRGPASQSALAVLLWPVSWSLLLHLQSL; encoded by the exons ATGATCCTCGCAGCCGCCCCGGTGTCTCACAACCCACGCCAATCTCGGCGGGCCGCTCCCTCTGcccccttcccctctctgcagcccgCAATTCCCGCGGGGAAGGGGTCACTGCCATTCTTTTCCCTGCCTCCCACTGGACCCGTGCGGAGAGGCGGGCGGGCGGGAGAGGCACCCCCGGCGCTGCGCCGCACCTGCTCCGCGGGCACCCGCGGGACAGCAGGTGCCCACGGGAAGCAGATGCCCACGGGAGGCAGGTGCTCAAGGGAAAGCAGGCGCTCAAGGGAAAGCAGGCGCCACGGGCGGTGGGAGCAGCGCGGACCGGCGCGGAGCAATGCCTCCCGCAGCTCCCCCGCCCCACGCTGTCCCGCTGCCTCTGCCATTCCCAAGCAGCCCTTCCCGGCAGCAGGCGTGATGGGAACCGGTCTCTTTTGCTTTCATTCTAcggggaaaagagaaaaaaaaagcaaaactgggAATTTCCCCAGCCGTCACCGAGGGTTTAAAAGGCACCGGGAAGCCCCGCGCGGGCAGAGCAGGCGGgacggcggggccggcggctcGGAGACAGCGGAGCAGGTGAGGAGCCAgcgcggccggggctgcggAGCGCAGCCAGCCCGGGGCAG CAGGGTAAAGAAGTCTTGTGGAGGTCACTGGAGAGGACCTGCATCTCAGTCAGCTCTGGCAGTACTCCTCTGGCCAGTGTCATGGTCTCTGCTACTCCATCTGCAAAGCCTCTGA
- the LOC119695711 gene encoding translation initiation factor IF-2-like isoform X7: MILAAAPVSHNPRQSRRAAPSAPFPSLQPAIPAGKGSLPFFSLPPTGPVRRGGRAGEAPPALRRTCSAGTRGTAGAHGKQMPTGGRCSRESRRSRESRRHGRWEQRGPARSNASRSSPAPRCPAASAIPKQPFPAAGVMGTGLFCFHSTGKREKKSKTGNFPSRHRGFKRHREAPRGQSRRDGGAGGSETAEQKC, from the exons ATGATCCTCGCAGCCGCCCCGGTGTCTCACAACCCACGCCAATCTCGGCGGGCCGCTCCCTCTGcccccttcccctctctgcagcccgCAATTCCCGCGGGGAAGGGGTCACTGCCATTCTTTTCCCTGCCTCCCACTGGACCCGTGCGGAGAGGCGGGCGGGCGGGAGAGGCACCCCCGGCGCTGCGCCGCACCTGCTCCGCGGGCACCCGCGGGACAGCAGGTGCCCACGGGAAGCAGATGCCCACGGGAGGCAGGTGCTCAAGGGAAAGCAGGCGCTCAAGGGAAAGCAGGCGCCACGGGCGGTGGGAGCAGCGCGGACCGGCGCGGAGCAATGCCTCCCGCAGCTCCCCCGCCCCACGCTGTCCCGCTGCCTCTGCCATTCCCAAGCAGCCCTTCCCGGCAGCAGGCGTGATGGGAACCGGTCTCTTTTGCTTTCATTCTAcggggaaaagagaaaaaaaaagcaaaactgggAATTTCCCCAGCCGTCACCGAGGGTTTAAAAGGCACCGGGAAGCCCCGCGCGGGCAGAGCAGGCGGgacggcggggccggcggctcGGAGACAGCGGAGCAG aaatgctAA
- the LOC119695711 gene encoding translation initiation factor IF-2-like isoform X3, with product MILAAAPVSHNPRQSRRAAPSAPFPSLQPAIPAGKGSLPFFSLPPTGPVRRGGRAGEAPPALRRTCSAGTRGTAGAHGKQMPTGGRCSRESRRSRESRRHGRWEQRGPARSNASRSSPAPRCPAASAIPKQPFPAAGVMGTGLFCFHSTGKREKKSKTGNFPSRHRGFKRHREAPRGQSRRDGGAGGSETAEQVRSQRGRGCGAQPARGSWGQGICMNVTISGMPRDFSGIVKNKVL from the exons ATGATCCTCGCAGCCGCCCCGGTGTCTCACAACCCACGCCAATCTCGGCGGGCCGCTCCCTCTGcccccttcccctctctgcagcccgCAATTCCCGCGGGGAAGGGGTCACTGCCATTCTTTTCCCTGCCTCCCACTGGACCCGTGCGGAGAGGCGGGCGGGCGGGAGAGGCACCCCCGGCGCTGCGCCGCACCTGCTCCGCGGGCACCCGCGGGACAGCAGGTGCCCACGGGAAGCAGATGCCCACGGGAGGCAGGTGCTCAAGGGAAAGCAGGCGCTCAAGGGAAAGCAGGCGCCACGGGCGGTGGGAGCAGCGCGGACCGGCGCGGAGCAATGCCTCCCGCAGCTCCCCCGCCCCACGCTGTCCCGCTGCCTCTGCCATTCCCAAGCAGCCCTTCCCGGCAGCAGGCGTGATGGGAACCGGTCTCTTTTGCTTTCATTCTAcggggaaaagagaaaaaaaaagcaaaactgggAATTTCCCCAGCCGTCACCGAGGGTTTAAAAGGCACCGGGAAGCCCCGCGCGGGCAGAGCAGGCGGgacggcggggccggcggctcGGAGACAGCGGAGCAGGTGAGGAGCCAgcgcggccggggctgcggAGCGCAGCCAGCCCGGGGCAG CTGGGGCCAAGGAATTTGCATGAATGTTACTATTTCTGGCATGCCGAGAGACTTTTCTGGTATTGTCAAGAACAAAGTGCTTTAA
- the LOC119695711 gene encoding translation initiation factor IF-2-like isoform X6: MILAAAPVSHNPRQSRRAAPSAPFPSLQPAIPAGKGSLPFFSLPPTGPVRRGGRAGEAPPALRRTCSAGTRGTAGAHGKQMPTGGRCSRESRRSRESRRHGRWEQRGPARSNASRSSPAPRCPAASAIPKQPFPAAGVMGTGLFCFHSTGKREKKSKTGNFPSRHRGFKRHREAPRGQSRRDGGAGGSETAEQVRSQRGRGCGAQPARGRCPV; this comes from the coding sequence ATGATCCTCGCAGCCGCCCCGGTGTCTCACAACCCACGCCAATCTCGGCGGGCCGCTCCCTCTGcccccttcccctctctgcagcccgCAATTCCCGCGGGGAAGGGGTCACTGCCATTCTTTTCCCTGCCTCCCACTGGACCCGTGCGGAGAGGCGGGCGGGCGGGAGAGGCACCCCCGGCGCTGCGCCGCACCTGCTCCGCGGGCACCCGCGGGACAGCAGGTGCCCACGGGAAGCAGATGCCCACGGGAGGCAGGTGCTCAAGGGAAAGCAGGCGCTCAAGGGAAAGCAGGCGCCACGGGCGGTGGGAGCAGCGCGGACCGGCGCGGAGCAATGCCTCCCGCAGCTCCCCCGCCCCACGCTGTCCCGCTGCCTCTGCCATTCCCAAGCAGCCCTTCCCGGCAGCAGGCGTGATGGGAACCGGTCTCTTTTGCTTTCATTCTAcggggaaaagagaaaaaaaaagcaaaactgggAATTTCCCCAGCCGTCACCGAGGGTTTAAAAGGCACCGGGAAGCCCCGCGCGGGCAGAGCAGGCGGgacggcggggccggcggctcGGAGACAGCGGAGCAGGTGAGGAGCCAgcgcggccggggctgcggAGCGCAGCCAGCCCGGGGCAG
- the LOC119695711 gene encoding translation initiation factor IF-2-like isoform X5 — MILAAAPVSHNPRQSRRAAPSAPFPSLQPAIPAGKGSLPFFSLPPTGPVRRGGRAGEAPPALRRTCSAGTRGTAGAHGKQMPTGGRCSRESRRSRESRRHGRWEQRGPARSNASRSSPAPRCPAASAIPKQPFPAAGVMGTGLFCFHSTGKREKKSKTGNFPSRHRGFKRHREAPRGQSRRDGGAGGSETAEQVRSQRGRGCGAQPARGRKNKELETAKFLQEA, encoded by the exons ATGATCCTCGCAGCCGCCCCGGTGTCTCACAACCCACGCCAATCTCGGCGGGCCGCTCCCTCTGcccccttcccctctctgcagcccgCAATTCCCGCGGGGAAGGGGTCACTGCCATTCTTTTCCCTGCCTCCCACTGGACCCGTGCGGAGAGGCGGGCGGGCGGGAGAGGCACCCCCGGCGCTGCGCCGCACCTGCTCCGCGGGCACCCGCGGGACAGCAGGTGCCCACGGGAAGCAGATGCCCACGGGAGGCAGGTGCTCAAGGGAAAGCAGGCGCTCAAGGGAAAGCAGGCGCCACGGGCGGTGGGAGCAGCGCGGACCGGCGCGGAGCAATGCCTCCCGCAGCTCCCCCGCCCCACGCTGTCCCGCTGCCTCTGCCATTCCCAAGCAGCCCTTCCCGGCAGCAGGCGTGATGGGAACCGGTCTCTTTTGCTTTCATTCTAcggggaaaagagaaaaaaaaagcaaaactgggAATTTCCCCAGCCGTCACCGAGGGTTTAAAAGGCACCGGGAAGCCCCGCGCGGGCAGAGCAGGCGGgacggcggggccggcggctcGGAGACAGCGGAGCAGGTGAGGAGCCAgcgcggccggggctgcggAGCGCAGCCAGCCCGGGGCAG AAAGAACAAGgaactggaaacagcaaaatttcTCCAGGAGGCCTAG
- the LOC119695711 gene encoding translation initiation factor IF-2-like isoform X4, giving the protein MILAAAPVSHNPRQSRRAAPSAPFPSLQPAIPAGKGSLPFFSLPPTGPVRRGGRAGEAPPALRRTCSAGTRGTAGAHGKQMPTGGRCSRESRRSRESRRHGRWEQRGPARSNASRSSPAPRCPAASAIPKQPFPAAGVMGTGLFCFHSTGKREKKSKTGNFPSRHRGFKRHREAPRGQSRRDGGAGGSETAEQKEQGTGNSKISPGGLVLRGGQTLLLQGTRSVLHQFCKTGFQKC; this is encoded by the exons ATGATCCTCGCAGCCGCCCCGGTGTCTCACAACCCACGCCAATCTCGGCGGGCCGCTCCCTCTGcccccttcccctctctgcagcccgCAATTCCCGCGGGGAAGGGGTCACTGCCATTCTTTTCCCTGCCTCCCACTGGACCCGTGCGGAGAGGCGGGCGGGCGGGAGAGGCACCCCCGGCGCTGCGCCGCACCTGCTCCGCGGGCACCCGCGGGACAGCAGGTGCCCACGGGAAGCAGATGCCCACGGGAGGCAGGTGCTCAAGGGAAAGCAGGCGCTCAAGGGAAAGCAGGCGCCACGGGCGGTGGGAGCAGCGCGGACCGGCGCGGAGCAATGCCTCCCGCAGCTCCCCCGCCCCACGCTGTCCCGCTGCCTCTGCCATTCCCAAGCAGCCCTTCCCGGCAGCAGGCGTGATGGGAACCGGTCTCTTTTGCTTTCATTCTAcggggaaaagagaaaaaaaaagcaaaactgggAATTTCCCCAGCCGTCACCGAGGGTTTAAAAGGCACCGGGAAGCCCCGCGCGGGCAGAGCAGGCGGgacggcggggccggcggctcGGAGACAGCGGAGCAG AAAGAACAAGgaactggaaacagcaaaatttcTCCAGGAGGCCTAGTCCTGAGAGGAGGTCAAACCCTGCTGTTACAAGGAACTAGAAGTGTTTTGCACCAGTTTTGCAAAACAGGGTTCCAG aaatgctAA
- the LOC119695711 gene encoding translation initiation factor IF-2-like isoform X1, which translates to MILAAAPVSHNPRQSRRAAPSAPFPSLQPAIPAGKGSLPFFSLPPTGPVRRGGRAGEAPPALRRTCSAGTRGTAGAHGKQMPTGGRCSRESRRSRESRRHGRWEQRGPARSNASRSSPAPRCPAASAIPKQPFPAAGVMGTGLFCFHSTGKREKKSKTGNFPSRHRGFKRHREAPRGQSRRDGGAGGSETAEQKEQGTGNSKISPGGLVLRGGQTLLLQGTRSVLHQFCKTGFQVGMLALGENESMSF; encoded by the exons ATGATCCTCGCAGCCGCCCCGGTGTCTCACAACCCACGCCAATCTCGGCGGGCCGCTCCCTCTGcccccttcccctctctgcagcccgCAATTCCCGCGGGGAAGGGGTCACTGCCATTCTTTTCCCTGCCTCCCACTGGACCCGTGCGGAGAGGCGGGCGGGCGGGAGAGGCACCCCCGGCGCTGCGCCGCACCTGCTCCGCGGGCACCCGCGGGACAGCAGGTGCCCACGGGAAGCAGATGCCCACGGGAGGCAGGTGCTCAAGGGAAAGCAGGCGCTCAAGGGAAAGCAGGCGCCACGGGCGGTGGGAGCAGCGCGGACCGGCGCGGAGCAATGCCTCCCGCAGCTCCCCCGCCCCACGCTGTCCCGCTGCCTCTGCCATTCCCAAGCAGCCCTTCCCGGCAGCAGGCGTGATGGGAACCGGTCTCTTTTGCTTTCATTCTAcggggaaaagagaaaaaaaaagcaaaactgggAATTTCCCCAGCCGTCACCGAGGGTTTAAAAGGCACCGGGAAGCCCCGCGCGGGCAGAGCAGGCGGgacggcggggccggcggctcGGAGACAGCGGAGCAG AAAGAACAAGgaactggaaacagcaaaatttcTCCAGGAGGCCTAGTCCTGAGAGGAGGTCAAACCCTGCTGTTACAAGGAACTAGAAGTGTTTTGCACCAGTTTTGCAAAACAGGGTTCCAGGTAGGGATGCTTGCTCTGGGGGAAAATGAGTCTATGTCCTTCTGA